In one window of Tellurirhabdus rosea DNA:
- a CDS encoding 3-oxoacyl-ACP synthase III family protein translates to MIYSTITGLGYYVPEHVVTNEDLTSYMETSDEWIRERTGIQERRYFTYGKETNASMAAAASRMALERAEVTAKEVDLIVYATITPDYFFPGSGFLMQRELGMEGIGVIDIRDQCSGFVYALSIADQFIKSGMYKTILVVGAEIQSTWINKSTEGRGVAVIFGDGAGAAVVRATDDAEHRILSTHLHADGRFAEDLYVKDPGSSRPDRAATKQMVDEGGFDVVMNGNAVFKHAVVRFTEVIHEGLQANGFSPEDISLLVPHQANVRISEYVRNQLGLPEDRVISNIHKYGNTTAASIPIALTEAWEQGRVKPGDLVCLAAFGSGFTWASALIKW, encoded by the coding sequence ATGATTTATTCAACCATAACGGGGCTGGGGTATTATGTCCCGGAACATGTCGTCACGAACGAGGACCTGACGAGTTATATGGAAACCTCGGACGAATGGATTCGGGAACGGACGGGAATTCAGGAACGCCGCTACTTTACCTACGGAAAAGAAACCAATGCCAGTATGGCCGCCGCGGCCTCACGCATGGCCCTGGAACGGGCCGAAGTAACGGCCAAAGAAGTGGACCTGATCGTTTATGCGACCATCACGCCGGACTACTTTTTTCCGGGTTCCGGCTTTCTGATGCAGCGCGAACTGGGCATGGAAGGCATCGGCGTGATCGACATCCGTGACCAGTGCTCGGGCTTCGTGTATGCCCTCTCGATTGCCGACCAGTTCATCAAATCCGGCATGTACAAAACCATTCTGGTGGTCGGAGCCGAGATTCAGTCTACCTGGATCAATAAAAGCACGGAAGGCCGCGGCGTAGCGGTGATCTTCGGCGACGGAGCCGGGGCCGCCGTTGTCCGGGCCACCGATGACGCCGAACACCGCATTTTGTCCACCCACCTTCATGCAGACGGGCGCTTTGCGGAGGATTTGTACGTTAAAGACCCCGGCAGCAGCCGCCCGGACCGCGCCGCCACGAAGCAGATGGTGGACGAAGGCGGCTTCGATGTGGTGATGAACGGCAACGCCGTGTTCAAACACGCTGTCGTGCGCTTTACCGAAGTTATTCACGAGGGTTTGCAGGCCAACGGCTTCTCGCCCGAAGATATTTCGCTGCTGGTGCCCCACCAGGCCAACGTCCGGATCTCGGAATACGTGCGCAATCAGCTTGGCCTCCCCGAAGACCGCGTCATCAGCAATATTCACAAATACGGCAATACTACGGCCGCATCTATCCCCATCGCCCTCACGGAAGCCTGG